tacttaccactatttacaaaaattaactttagttaagcaggtttttattattgcacaggctgacaatCTATCAACAACGGCAccaaaaaattgacaggttatTGAGTATGTATAATAATAAGTTCCTGCTTAAATTAAATATACATTTTGCGTCTAGTAGTAAGCAAGGTTGAATTCTCAGAGATTGGATAAAATTaatttcttctagagttcaagATATGGGGGATTGTGTAAAAACTAACAATAGACTATGCTATTTGAATATAACAAATAGATAAAAGTTACATGGCAAATTATGAAGACTCAAATAACATTGGACAAGCTCTAGTCAAGAACCAATTTCGGAAATGGTTCTCCTAATtgctaattgatcatcgatgcaacaATAATTCTACTTACAAACTAataaacaagttataactgccaaacaaatTATGACAATCAATTTCTCCTTATCAATAGCCAAGGCACGACCGTTAGTTATTATCCTCATTGCGAAATAACTCTAGGTACGATCGTAGAGTTCAATTTTCCAATTGCCTTAGGAATTAGAGAAACTCTGTTCTAACCAAACAGCACGTTATGAGGGTTGTTTCAAATTAGCCCGTATATTTttctgacacaaacccaatcatgccagttactactaatttagaataattaaataattacggatttaattattctaattgattttaggttattgaattaatctaaaATTCGGGTCCAGGATAATTGAACAATACAACAACCATAAGAATATAAAGTAGGAAATATAAGAATACCAGAGAATAATAGAAAAAAGTAAAATCAGTTTGATCTCACAATTTAAGTCGAATCAAATCttccgttgttccttgactagaataAGAGATTTAGTTTATCTCCGTTGAAACAATCTTACACGAAATTGCAAAATCCATTGTTGAATGCCTTGTGTTCAATTAAAATGATCAAATCGATGGAATAAGAAAAGAACCAGCCAAAAGCAAATCGTCCTCTCCAAAGCTTGTGGCTGCtgattttttccaaaaaactaAGTGTAGTGACCTAGTCTCAATTAACTTCTATCTATCCTATTCAGCTGCAACCAACAAGCTAGGAAATCTACTTTCCCTATTCTTGCTAAAGTACTTttgtcaattcaaatcaaacaaTTATTAATGGAATATTCGGGGTCCCACATTGCACTTCCAATTGTCAGTTGGATATCATGCGTCATTTCCGAGTTGCCTGGACACATTAAACCCTAAGTTGATGCGGCCACGCCAAACAGCAAATGTAGTGATGAATTTGCACCTTTTTACCATTTTTTGTTCCAATTCCCTGTGATCAGCACAAAATTCCAGAAGTGAATAAAATCCGCCAATTAACGCATATTTGGTAAGATAATAAGAGGGaattaattagaaaataaatgacaaaattgcgATCTATCACCTGGCATATATTACAATTTGGTTAATATGTCATCCTAACCAATATTATCTCTGGCCCAACAAATAtgatacaaaatatatataacgaCATAGCTAGTAGCTGCAAAATGCTTTATGAAATAACCTAATACACAACTTACGCTCCTGTatatctcttttttcttttgcctttgTTTGGTTTTTGGATGGAATTCTAGATAATCCTTCCATAATTATCTCTTACATTCTCTTGATCTTTTCCCTTAACTGTAATCCCAATCTAATCTTCAAGCCAAAATTTCTTGGGATTACTATAATTTTGAATTATGTTTTTATTTCTCTCTCATCTTCAACTCAAAAGTTCGAAATATCAATTCGAGTATTAGATTATTGTTTGGTACAGAAGACAGAAAAGGACCAATAACTCCCTACCAGAAGAGATGAAAAATAGTGGAGAACACCTCTTGGTGGAGAGGGAGCGGATATTATTATGGATGATCAGAGTTTAGACAAGAGAATTGGGGAAAGGAATTTGTTACAAACTGTTCGATGATATTCCCTGGACACTACTGATCCTTTATACTAGAAGAGAGGTAGTGCAAGTGGAGTTAGTTATAACTAACTCCATTTGCCATTCCTTGCTATTTCTGGTGTCATGCATGTGAACAGCACGTAATCTTCCCATGCATGACCTTACTAAATTGGTTACATACCAGCTAAACAGAAAAACAAACGCAGAAGAAAATAACAAAGTTACTAAAAATCCCCAAAATACCCATGATCAATAATTGTGTACGTAACAGATGCTCCCTCCTGAGAAAGTCCTTGTCCTCAAGGACTAAAGGCAGGGAACTTCTGTTTTAAGTCGTGCAAGAACTCCCATGTTGCATCCTCTGGAAATGAATTACTCCACTGGACCAAAACCTGAGTTGCTGCCTGATTCCCTTTCTTCGCAATGCGCCTATCCCAAATCGCAACGGGTTCAATCAGCAGTTGACCTTGATCGTTGATTGCAGCTGGTAAGTGGGGTGCGACAGTCTGAGATCCTATCTTCTTTTTCAATAATGATACATGGAAGGTTGGATGGATGCGGGCATGATCAGGGAGTTGCAGTTTGTAGGCCACTTTCCCTATTCTTTCGATGACTGGAAAAGGCCCAAAATACCTTGGAGCAAGCTTCTGACAACTGGATGATTTGAGGGAATGTTGTTTATATGGGTGCAATTTGACATAAACCATGTCCCCAACTGTGAATTCTCGATCAGTCCTTCGGGCATCCGCAATTTGCTTCATGCGATGTTGAGCCTTCTGCAGGTTGTGCTTAAGGAGGTGCAGTACTTTTTCCCTTGCAGCCAAGCTTCTATCCACGGCCTCTACCACAGACGAACCAGGAAGGTAAGGAACATGGAGAGGGGGTGGCTGCCCATAAACCACTTgaaagggagtgaattttgtagCCGAGTGGTAGTTCGTGTTGTACCAGAATTCAGCTAAGGGCAGCCAAGAATACCATGTACGAGGCTGTTCACTTGTCATGCATCGCAGATACCCTTCCAAGCACCTATTTACCACCTCAGTTTGCCCATCAGACTGAGGGTGGTAGGAACTAGAGAAGTGTAGCTGGACCTTCAAGAGCTTGAATAGTTCTGTCCAGAAATGGCTTAGAAAGATCGAATCTCTGTCACTGACGATGGTTTGAGGGAGTCCATGTAACTTAAAAATGTGATCCATGAAGGATTGAGCAACCTCCATCGCAGTGTAGGGGTGAGATAAGGCGCAGAAGTGTGCATATTTGCTCAAACGATCTACTACCACCATAATGACTTGCCTTCCTTGAGATTTCGGGAGGCCTTCAATAAAATCCATCGATATGTCTGTCCAGACTTTTGTAGGTATTGGTAACGGTTGTAAGAGACCTGGATAAGCTGCCAAATCTGCCTTATGCCTTTGGCAGGTGTCACAAGCAGTAACGAATTTGTAAACATCCTCATGCATATGTTTCTAATAAAATGTCCCCTTTAATTTATGAAATGTCACCAGAACTCCAGAGTGTCCTCCAAAGGAACTTGTGTGccagaattttattattttgtccCTGAGCATTTTGTCAGCTCCTACTACCAGTTTTCCCTTCCTCCTCAACACCTGGTTGTCCCAACTATAATGCTTGGCCCTGGAAGTGTCACCCGAGATCAGCAGCTGAATGGTTTCCTGTACCTTAGAATCTGATTGCCATGATTGCTGTATCTCAGATAGCAAATCAGTAGTAATACCATGGATTGCCCAAGAGGTGGCGGTTGCATGAGGTATCCTGGATAAAGCATCAGCTGTGATATTTTCACTACCCTTCTTGAACTGCACCTCATAGTCATACCCCATCAATTTGGATAACCACTTCTGCTAGCTTGGTGTTGAAATTTTTTGCTCCATCAGATATTTGAGGCTTTGATGATCAGTTTTGATGATGAAATGTCCTCCTAACAAGTATGGTCTCCATTTCTGTATTGCATTCACAATGGCTAGCATTTCCTTCTCATAAACTGATAGGCCCTGGTGCTTAGGTGCTAAGGCCTTGCTAAAGAATGCTAGTGGTCTCCCATGTTGTAGCAAAACAGCTCCAATGCCTGAGTTGGAAGCATCCGTTTCTACTACAAACTCCTGGGAAAAATCTGGTAAGGTTAGTACAGGAGGGGAGGTCATAGCAAGCTTCAATTGATCGAATGCTGCGGTGGCTCCATCATGCCATGCAAAGGCATTTTTCTTGAGCAGGTCCGTTAAGGGTCTTGCTATCATCCCATATCCCTTAATAAACCTGCGATAATATCCTGTCAAGCCCAAAAAACCCCTCAACTCCTTAATGGTAACAGGAGTAGGCCACTGCTGAATGCTCACAAGTTTCTGAGGATCTGCGCTAACTCCCTCTGCCGAAATCACGTGACCCAAGTATTCAATCTTGTCAGCCGCAAAAGAGCACTTGTTCTTCTTGACCTTGAGTTGGTGTTTGAGCAAAGTCTCAAACACTGTTGTCAAGTGCTGTATATGCTCCTCCCCAGATTTACTGTATATCAAAATGTCGTCAAAGAAAACCAGCAAAAACTTCCTTAGAAAAGGCCTGAAGATATCATTCATTAAACTCTGGAAGGTTGATGGTGCGTTGGTTaggccaaatggcataactaaaAATTCATAGTGTCCGTCATGAGTCCGAAATGCAGTTTTAGCAACATCATCCAAATGCATTCGGATCTGGTGATACCCCGACCTTAGATCTAATTTAGTAAAAATAACAGCTCCAAACAGTTCATCAAAGAGCTCTTCAACCAGTGGAATAGGGAATTTATCCTTTACCGTGGCCTTGTTGAGCTCCCTATAGTCCACACACATTCGCCAAGTACCGTCTTTCTTTTTTACCAAGACTACGGGAGAGGAAAAAGGGCTATTACTGGGTCTAATAACACCATTATCCAACATTTCAGTCACCAACCTTTCGATTTCACCTTTCTGAAATGCAGGGTATCTATAGGGTCTAACATTTATTGGTTGTGTACCCTCTTTGAGATAGATCCTGTGGTCATGCATTCTAGCAGGGGGTAATATCATAGGCTCTTCAAATACCTCATTGTAGTTTGTTAAAAGTAGCTCAAGTTGGTGTTTGTAGGGAGTTACCTTTACTTCACGCTCCATGGAGGCACAGTCCGCTGTCACTTCCACTTCCTTGTAGTCATTTTCTGCCGTCACCAAGCACAGTTGAGCTGTTTCAATTTGTTCAGGTTTGCTCAGGAGCTTCTGCATTTGCTTTTTTGAAACTACTTGAACTGGTTGTTGCCTGGTCCCCCTTAATACCGCCTTCTTGCCCTTTTGATCAAACTCCATTCGTAACTCAGCGAAATTCCACTTGACATCTCCTAAAGTGGTTAACCACTGCATGCCAAGTACTACTTCACAACCGCCTACAGGTAGGACCAGTATATCTCCCTCAAATGCTTGGCCTTGCATTCTCCACTGGAACCCAGGGCATAGAGTGGTCGTGGTGAGAGAATTTCCATCTGCCACTACTACTTTAACAGGGGCAACTTGCACCGTCCTCAGGCCAAACTTCCTTACCATGTTGGGGTGTAGGAAGTTGTGGGAACTGCCACAATCTATGAGGATACTGAAGGTTTTTCTTTCGATTTGGCCATGTATTCTCATCGTCCTGAAATTAGGAACCAGTAAGCTACACATGGCACTTGTCGAAATTTGAGCTAGATTACCTTCTGTCAACACTTCTTGCTCATCCTCCTCCAAACATTCGGGTTCCTGCTCCTCAGTCTCCTCTTCAACACATTCAATCCTGAAAAGCTGCCTCCTCTTGCACTGATGGCCGGGACTGTAACGTTCATTGCACCAGTAGCATAGCCCCTTAGCTCTCTTTTCATCCATTTCAGCGGTGCTCAAAAACCGGGAGTTCCGCCTCTGTTCCCCCACATTTCTCCCCCCTTGTTCCCCTGGTTTAGGTAATATAGGAGTGTTGTTCAGATTACTCTGCCTGGCGAAGCTGTTACTGGGGCCAACATTTGGTGAGTAAGGGGTAAGCATCCGTGAGGATCCTGGGTGCTTGTTGTTTTTccaagcattcagaattttggCCTCCTCAATTTTAGCTAGGCCCACTGCGTGTTGTAGGTCGCGAGGCATGAACATCCTTACTGACAACTGGATTTCTTCCCTCAATCCCCTTATGAAACAGCTCACCGCATATTGCTCAGGAAGAGCCACTCGATTCAGCAGCTCTTCGAAGGAATCCTGGTATTCCTTCACAGTCCTGGTCTGCTTCAAGCTCTTCAGATCTCCCATGGGATCATCATAAAGGCAATCCCCAAATCTGGCGCCTAAGGCCCTTACGTACTCTTCCCATGAAGGTGGATCCCTAGAAATCCTAGCCTTCATGAAAACTTGATGCCACTGCAGAGCCTTATCCTCCAAATGCATCGCAGCTATTCTGACCTTGGTTTCTGAAGGAGTTTCATCGATTTCAAAGAATTGGTCACACTTATATGACCAGCTCTTGAAGTCTACTCCTCCGAATTTGGGAAATTCGATGCGAGAGAATCTGGTCGGAGTCTGATAGCTGCCTCCGCGGCTTCCTGTATATTCATCCTTAGAATTGCGTGGTGATTCTTGCTGCCCAGGGCTCCTTTGGCTACAAACTTCCAAAACCAGACTTTTGATTGCTTCCAGTTCCCGTTCGAACTGCTCCCTCTGTTCCTTCAGCAAATTCCGGATGGTTTCCTCGAACTTCCTGTTCTCTTGGCCCCTAGTGCCTTCTGCCATTACCACTGGATTTTTGACTGAGCTGGGATGacccagctctgataccactggtACAGAAGACAGAAAAGGACCAATAACTCCCTACCAGAAGAGATGAAAAATAGTGGAGAACACCTCTTGGTGGAGAGGGAGCGGATATTATTATGGATGATCAGAGTTTAGACAAGAGAATTGGGGAAAGGAATTTGTTACAAACTGTTCGATGATATTCCCTGGACACTACTGATCCTTTATACTAGAAGAGAGGTAGTGCAAGTGGAGTTAGTTATAACTAACTCCATTTGCCATTCCTTGCTATTTCTGGTGTCATGCATGTGAACAGCACGTAATCTTCCCATGCATGACCTTACTAAATTGGTTACATACCAGCTAAACAGAAAAACAAACGCAGAAGAAAATAACAAAGTTACTAAAAATCCCCAAAATACCCATGATCAATAATTGTTACGAAAAGGTTAACCTGTCCGTACAAGGCCCAAAAATTCCATAACAAACGCCCCTCCTTAGAGGCCGACGCCCTCGACGGCCTGGTAATTTTGGGACTCCCCCTTCAAGGAGGCAGAGCCTCTACGAGATTCGAACCTGGGATGTTGGGTTCGTtgcctggctctgataccattgtTACGAAAAGGTTAACCTGTCCGTACAAGGCCCAGAAACGCCCCTCCTTAGAGGCCGACGCCCTCGACGG
The genomic region above belongs to Coffea arabica cultivar ET-39 chromosome 7c, Coffea Arabica ET-39 HiFi, whole genome shotgun sequence and contains:
- the LOC140010560 gene encoding uncharacterized protein, with product MAEGTRGQENRKFEETIRNLLKEQREQFERELEAIKSLVLEVCSQRSPGQQESPRNSKDEYTGSRGGSYQTPTRFSRIEFPKFGGVDFKSWSYKCDQFFEIDETPSETKVRIAAMHLEDKALQWHQVFMKARISRDPPSWEEYVRALGARFGDCLYDDPMGDLKSLKQTRTVKEYQDSFEELLNRVALPEQYAVSCFIRGLREEIQLSVRMFMPRDLQHAVGLAKIEEAKILNAWKNNKHPGSSRMLTPYSPNVGPSNSFARQSNLNNTPILPKPGEQGGRNVGEQRRNSRFLSTAEMDEKRAKGLCYWCNERYSPGHQCKRRQLFRIECVEEETEEQEPECLEEDEQEVLTEGNLAQISTSAMCSLLVPNFRTMRIHGQIERKTFSILIDCGSSHNFLHPNMVRKFGLRTVQVAPVKVVVADGNSLTTTTLCPGFQWRMQGQAFEGDILVLPVGGCEVVLGMQWLTTLGDVKWNFAELRMEFDQKGKKAVLRGTRQQPVQVVSKKQMQKLLSKPEQIETAQLCLVTAENDYKEVEVTADCASMEREVKVTPYKHQLELLLTNYNEVFEEPMILPPARMHDHRIYLKEGTQPINVRPYRYPAFQKGEIERLVTEMLDNGVIRPSNSPFSSPVVLVKKKDGTWRMCVDYRELNKATVKDKFPIPLVEELFDELFGAVIFTKLDLRSGYHQIRMHLDDVAKTAFRTHDGHYEFLVMPFGLTNAPSTFQSLMNDIFRPFLRKFLLVFFDDILIYSKSGEEHIQHLTTVFETLLKHQLKVKKNKCSFAADKIEYLGHVISAEGVSADPQKLVSIQQWPTPVTIKELRGFLGLTGYYRRFIKGYGMIARPLTDLLKKNAFAWHDGATAAFDQLKLAMTSPPVLTLPDFSQEFVVETDASNSGIGAVLLQHGRPLAFFSKALAPKHQGLSVYEKEMLAIVNAIQKWRPYLLGGHFIIKTDHQSLKYLMEQKISTPS